From the Phyllobacterium sp. T1293 genome, the window TATCGGAATTCACGCGCTTTGGCCGATGACGGAGGGAGAAAGAGAGGAAATATCATTGCTGAAAAAAGGGGGCCAGACAAAGTGTCCGGCCCCGTTCTCATATTAGTTTGGCACACCCTTTGTCGGGTCCGCCGGGAAAGCTGCATTGGCCTGTTCGCCGCGCAGAAGCTTCAGGGCTTCGATCAACTGCAGATCATCCTTTGGATCTTGCGGAACATAGGCAATGGAACCTGAACCTTCTGCATCTTCCTGAACGCCCTTGATATGGCCCTTCAGGCTGGACTCGCTCATTGGCTCTGCACGGCCCTTGAGATCATCGGGCAATGGCTGATCGACAGCGATATCAGGGACAATACCCTTACCCTGAATAGATTTTCCAGCAGGCGTATAATAAAGCGCTGTCGTCAGGCGCAGCGCGCCATTTTCACCAAGCGGGATAATCGTCTGCACGGAACCCTTGCCGAACGAACGTGTGCCAAGCACCGTTGCACGGCGATGATCCTGCAACGCGCCAGCAACAATTTCCGAGGCGCTGGCTGAACCGCCGTTGATCATGACGATCAAAGGCTTGCCATTGGTCAAATCGCCGGGACGGGCATCGAAACGGGTGATGTCCTGCGGATCGCGGCCCCGGGTCGATACGACTTCACCCTTGTCGAGGAAGGCATCGGATACGGCGACCGCCTGATCCAGAAGGCCACCCGGATTAAGGCGCAGGTCCAGTACAAAGCCCTTGAGCTTGTCCTCAGGCACCTTGCTCTGAATATCCTTGATTGCCTTCTGCAGGTCTTCAAAGGTCTGTTCGGTGAAGGAGATGACGCGGACATAACCAACATCGTTCTCGACGCGATACTTGACGGCCTTTACCTTCACGACGTCACGAACAATCGTCAGTTTGATCGGCTTGTCTGCGCCCTGACGGATAAGTGTCAGTTCAATAGGCGTGTTGACCTCGCCGCGCATCTTGTCGACCGCATCGGTCAGGTTCAGTCCACGAACATCGGTACCATCAATCTGGGAAATATAATCGCCAGCCAGAACACCTGCCTTGGATGCCGGTGTGTCTTCGATGGGTGAAATGACTTTCACGAGTTCATTTTCCATCGTGACTTCAATACCAAGACCGCCAAATTCACCCTTGGTCTGAACGCGCATGTCCTGCGCCTGTTCAGCGTTCATGTAAGACGAATGGGGGTCGAGCGATGTCAGCATGCCATTGATGGCGCTTTCAATCAGCTTCTTGTCATCCGGCGGAGTGACGTACTGATTGCGTACGCGCTCAAAGATGTCACCGAAGATCGACAGTTGCTTGTATGTGTCGTTGCCCGCAGCTTCTGCAGCGGTTGTGGGCAGCGAACCCTGCACAACGACCATTGCCGTGGCACCCAACAGGGCTCCGGCCAAGAGAAGCGTTAACCTACGTATCATTTGTGGTCCTTCCAGCGAGCCTATCCGCCCACCAGGGAGCGGGATTAACAGGTTTTGTATCTTTTCGGAACTCAATGTAAAGCATTGGCGCTCCATTTCCCATCTGAACGGTGCCGGTACTGGCGACAAGTTGCTCGTTCATCACACCAACAGGCTCTCCCGCCAAAACGAATTGATTCTGCGAGACATTGATTCTCTTCATACCCGCCAACACGACATGATAGCCATTGCCGGCATCAAGGATCAAGAGTTGACCATAGGAACGGAATGCGCCGGCATAAAGGACGACAGCATCCGTAGGCGCCGTAATGGTTGCTCCGGCGGATGTTTCCAGCGTGTCGCCCTGCAAAATTCCGCCCAAGCCGTCGTCATCGCCAAAATGCCTGATAAGCTTGCCTGCGCCCGGCATGGAAAGGTGGCCCTTGAGTGAAGCAAAATTCACCTTGGCTGAAAGGCGCTCCTGATTGGAAGCAAAATTATCGGCACGCTCCTTGCTCGCCGCAAGTTTCTGCTCTTCCTTCTGGTTGGCAGCACTCGCAGCTTTGCGCGCCTCTTCCATATCCTGCTCCATCGAGGCGATGAGATCGCGTAGCGACGTCGCCTTCCTGGCCAATTCTTCCGCCCGTTGTTGTTCCGCCTTACGGGTCTCTTCCGAGGTTGTCTGCAGCTTCTGCTTTTCGGCAAGCAGCAAATCCAACCGTTTCTTTTCTTCCGCCTGTCCTGACATGGCGGCGGTCAACCGGGTCTGTTCGTCTGAAATCGATGTCTTGATCCGGGTCAATTCCTTAAGGTCTGCAATCAGCACTTCGGTCTGTTCGCGCATTTCAGGAACGACAGCGCCAAGCAGGACAGCACTTCGGACGGAAGCAAGTGCATCATCAGGGCGCACGAGAATAG encodes:
- a CDS encoding S41 family peptidase, with protein sequence MIRRLTLLLAGALLGATAMVVVQGSLPTTAAEAAGNDTYKQLSIFGDIFERVRNQYVTPPDDKKLIESAINGMLTSLDPHSSYMNAEQAQDMRVQTKGEFGGLGIEVTMENELVKVISPIEDTPASKAGVLAGDYISQIDGTDVRGLNLTDAVDKMRGEVNTPIELTLIRQGADKPIKLTIVRDVVKVKAVKYRVENDVGYVRVISFTEQTFEDLQKAIKDIQSKVPEDKLKGFVLDLRLNPGGLLDQAVAVSDAFLDKGEVVSTRGRDPQDITRFDARPGDLTNGKPLIVMINGGSASASEIVAGALQDHRRATVLGTRSFGKGSVQTIIPLGENGALRLTTALYYTPAGKSIQGKGIVPDIAVDQPLPDDLKGRAEPMSESSLKGHIKGVQEDAEGSGSIAYVPQDPKDDLQLIEALKLLRGEQANAAFPADPTKGVPN
- a CDS encoding murein hydrolase activator EnvC family protein, coding for MGVRASLLLLMFACFYPARAQEQVDPKRAETVKQLDEVTGQISLSSERVASLDKEIADLKKDQTTITAALIQSAKTEKKLTEDIAGIGDKLTDLREQEDGIKLSLRERRGALAEVLAALQRMGLNPPPAILVRPDDALASVRSAVLLGAVVPEMREQTEVLIADLKELTRIKTSISDEQTRLTAAMSGQAEEKKRLDLLLAEKQKLQTTSEETRKAEQQRAEELARKATSLRDLIASMEQDMEEARKAASAANQKEEQKLAASKERADNFASNQERLSAKVNFASLKGHLSMPGAGKLIRHFGDDDGLGGILQGDTLETSAGATITAPTDAVVLYAGAFRSYGQLLILDAGNGYHVVLAGMKRINVSQNQFVLAGEPVGVMNEQLVASTGTVQMGNGAPMLYIEFRKDTKPVNPAPWWADRLAGRTTNDT